The following proteins come from a genomic window of Campylobacter concisus:
- the dcm gene encoding DNA (cytosine-5-)-methyltransferase, whose product MNIIPQIIDNSPAILIKNKRIRLQMTQKELADAVGMSKFGDRTIRRWENGESQPSSIELKHILSFPEKVPFPNNENAPYKIIDLFAGIGGTRLGFYQTGKTNVVFSSEIDKFAVKTYKANFGETPFGDITKISEKDIPNHDIIVGGFPCQAFSQAGKKLGFEDTRGTLFFEIARIIKEKRPKAFLLENVKNLKSHDKGRTYKTIEKTLKDLNYDVHSIILKAKDFGVPQNRERIYIVGFDKDKIDNYKDFSFPIPPCPDVSVGNILEQNVDTKYTISNALWQGHQRRKKEHKIKGNGFGYTLFNENSPYTNTLSARYYKDGSEILIEQKGKNPRKLTPREAARLQGFPENYIIPVSDTQSYKQFGNSVAVTVIHAIANNIIDILDTCTKKEIN is encoded by the coding sequence ATGAATATTATACCACAAATCATAGATAATTCCCCTGCTATTTTAATAAAAAATAAGCGTATCAGATTACAAATGACTCAAAAAGAATTAGCTGATGCTGTTGGTATGTCCAAATTCGGAGATAGGACAATTCGCAGATGGGAAAATGGAGAAAGTCAGCCATCGTCCATTGAGCTGAAACATATTTTATCATTTCCTGAAAAAGTACCTTTCCCTAATAATGAAAATGCCCCCTATAAAATCATTGATTTATTTGCCGGAATTGGTGGTACAAGGCTTGGATTTTACCAAACAGGTAAAACAAATGTCGTATTCAGTAGTGAAATTGATAAATTTGCAGTAAAAACATATAAGGCAAATTTTGGTGAAACTCCTTTTGGAGATATTACAAAAATATCTGAAAAAGATATTCCTAATCATGATATTATTGTCGGTGGTTTTCCTTGTCAAGCATTTAGTCAAGCCGGTAAAAAGCTTGGTTTTGAAGATACTCGTGGAACATTATTTTTTGAAATTGCAAGAATTATTAAAGAGAAACGACCTAAGGCATTTCTTCTTGAAAATGTCAAAAACCTAAAATCTCACGATAAAGGTCGTACCTATAAAACAATAGAAAAAACATTAAAGGATTTAAACTACGATGTTCATTCTATTATACTTAAAGCAAAAGACTTCGGTGTTCCACAAAATAGAGAGCGTATTTACATTGTTGGATTTGATAAGGATAAAATAGATAACTATAAAGATTTTTCTTTTCCAATTCCTCCCTGCCCAGATGTTTCTGTGGGAAATATTTTAGAGCAAAATGTTGATACTAAATACACCATTTCAAATGCACTTTGGCAAGGTCATCAACGACGAAAGAAAGAACATAAAATAAAAGGAAATGGATTTGGTTACACATTGTTCAATGAAAACAGTCCTTATACAAATACATTATCTGCAAGATATTATAAAGACGGGAGTGAAATACTTATTGAGCAAAAAGGAAAAAATCCACGAAAACTAACACCTCGTGAAGCTGCAAGACTTCAAGGCTTCCCCGAAAACTATATCATTCCTGTAAGTGATACTCAAAGTTACAAACAGTTTGGTAATTCTGTTGCCGTTACTGTTATCCATGCAATTGCAAATAACATAATTGATATACTTGATACCTGTACTAAAAAAGAGATTAACTAA
- a CDS encoding transposon-encoded TnpW family protein: protein MQKNNTETKTIKKIGKTTYEVVVHFNKNTTETMQDKLKRIMLREIESEKHQKNDKND, encoded by the coding sequence ATGCAAAAAAATAATACAGAAACAAAAACAATAAAGAAGATTGGAAAAACTACCTATGAAGTTGTTGTACATTTTAATAAAAATACTACTGAAACAATGCAAGACAAATTGAAACGCATAATGCTTAGAGAAATTGAGAGTGAAAAACATCAAAAAAATGATAAAAATGATTAG
- a CDS encoding cupin domain-containing protein, producing MSEQRIYCMDLVKKEDPEKAVRTPFYQTESTGGSVWVIKPGQTLQKHYHHNSDDIWIVLQGEGIFYPQPNEEVPFKKGHVIVSKKDSCHGAKNTGDEDIIFVSIVAPVPSDYDPINE from the coding sequence ATGAGCGAACAGAGAATCTATTGCATGGACCTTGTAAAAAAAGAGGATCCGGAAAAGGCTGTCAGAACACCGTTTTATCAGACAGAATCTACAGGCGGATCGGTCTGGGTTATCAAACCCGGTCAGACATTGCAAAAGCACTATCACCACAATTCCGACGATATATGGATCGTCCTTCAGGGAGAGGGAATATTCTACCCCCAGCCTAATGAAGAGGTTCCATTCAAGAAAGGCCATGTCATAGTATCGAAGAAAGACTCCTGCCACGGAGCAAAAAATACTGGAGATGAGGATATCATCTTTGTAAGTATAGTAGCACCTGTCCCTTCCGACTATGATCCTATAAACGAGTGA
- a CDS encoding type II restriction endonuclease — translation MANISLDEYKNLVKEKRKEGFKQPYDLVYDNFITLGYDKVPKEFFLSNASEVVEKLRNSCWSEFQPLEKDFTSKMLKELVDDEYIKTLTPIEAITWFVEEFPEHIYALTLSNTQSRRSRAGKEFESIIELILIGAGIPLDSQGNIGKQEFVNKGLGKLVDLVSPGVLEYIVNKRNTVLISAKTTLRERWQEVPEEMGRTGAREMFLATLDTSISSDVLNTLYEANIQVTTTKNIKETYYSDNERVLTFEKLVEICLDNVSHWKNFNYTVEQNEQMIELITKQIEKHQNHKFVEEYYDERLKNIKK, via the coding sequence ATGGCAAATATTTCTCTTGATGAATATAAAAACTTAGTTAAAGAAAAAAGGAAAGAAGGCTTTAAACAGCCTTATGACTTAGTTTATGATAATTTTATTACATTAGGATACGACAAAGTCCCTAAAGAATTCTTTTTAAGTAATGCAAGTGAAGTTGTTGAAAAACTTAGAAATAGCTGTTGGAGTGAATTTCAGCCATTAGAAAAAGACTTTACTTCAAAAATGCTAAAAGAGTTAGTTGATGATGAGTATATCAAAACTCTTACACCAATAGAGGCAATTACTTGGTTTGTGGAAGAATTTCCGGAACATATATATGCTTTGACTTTGTCAAATACTCAAAGTAGGAGGAGTAGAGCAGGTAAAGAATTTGAAAGTATTATAGAACTCATTTTGATTGGTGCAGGGATTCCACTTGACAGTCAAGGTAATATAGGTAAACAAGAGTTTGTCAATAAAGGTCTTGGTAAATTGGTAGATTTAGTTTCTCCGGGTGTTTTAGAATACATTGTAAATAAGAGAAATACTGTCTTAATTAGTGCAAAAACCACATTAAGAGAAAGATGGCAAGAAGTACCTGAAGAAATGGGAAGAACAGGTGCAAGAGAAATGTTTTTAGCAACTCTTGATACTTCTATTAGCTCTGATGTATTGAACACTCTATATGAGGCTAATATACAAGTTACAACAACAAAAAATATAAAAGAAACATATTATTCCGATAATGAAAGGGTATTAACCTTTGAAAAGTTGGTTGAAATATGTTTAGACAATGTTTCTCATTGGAAAAATTTCAACTACACAGTAGAACAAAATGAGCAAATGATAGAGCTTATCACTAAGCAAATTGAAAAACACCAAAATCATAAATTTGTAGAAGAATATTATGATGAGAGATTAAAAAACATAAAGAAGTAG